TGCCACAGCTGAGAATGCTGGAGGCAACATGTGAGCTCCAGTCAGTGCACAAATTGTGCTACAATAGCTGAACATTGCATGCTCCATGATTCAAAAAGTGCTGTgatcaattgtgaaatggtatctgtacaaactTCACATTACTCAGCAACTTTTGCCATGTGATGCAGACATTTGAGTAGATTTTGTTCCTATGTTTCTTGCAAGGGTTAAAGTTGAGGACCTGTGGCCTTGGAACACTTTGCGGAGTGGTGAAACACACATTACACTCAATGGGACAGTGAACACACTCAAATTTGGGGACAGTCATTGCCAACGAACATTTTTGAAGTTGCCCTGCATACTGAATGcatcactgtgtggtgtggcttcgctgcacagttcatgactgctccatttttctttgaggaactcccaaaggaccaaagacatgcagtCTGAACAGCACATGTACTGTGATATGCTTATCAACAAGTGGTACCCGCTTTATGGGAGGTAGGTACTTTGACCTCACATGTTTCAATGCACTATGGAGCTCCAACTCACACTGCTTGTGAGGTCACTCTCTTAGTCTACAATACATTTGAAGAAAACAGAACCATTGGCTGATCGTTCCAAACCGCGTAACCAACAAGATCACCAGTTTTGAAGCCTCTCATCTGGAAATTAGAATGTGTTTCTTCCAGAGGTATATTCATTATTTTCCTTCCACAAGCCCTTacaaacgtttccacaaagtttcattgccgtatgatcactcatttttcatggggAAGGGGAGGGGCTTCTGTACTAATAACATGGATGTGAGAATACCCATTTCTTGAGTACCAATAATATAATTACTGTGTACAACTTCAAAATATCCATGGGATACTCTGTAATGCCACAACAAATTTATATTCTTGATGTAAAAGCTCCAATGAATTTAAAatacacatttcattttctttagcATTTCAAAGAAAATGAAAATCTTGTCACTCTGTTGCAAGGCACACAGCACACATTACCTTGAACAAAAATTGAGATACAAAAAGGTGGCTGTAACTCAGTACTGAaactaatttaaaaaacttacataACATGCACACATCTCTCAAATTCAACATTAAAGTTGAAAGCTGCAACATTCTTGGACTCACCATTAAAGCTCAAAATACAAATGCCGACACTACTGAGATGGTACAGTCCACAGGAATACATGCTGGTTTCTAATTCTATACATTCTGACaattattaaaaaatatatgtaattggACCATTAACTGTCTTGAGACAGTTCCTAACTTACTCTTGAGATTATAACCtacattttcttttaatattacAAAAGTTGTGAGCGGTGACACTTTTTAAGTGAATGAAAATTTAAACAAGCCTCATTACAATGCCTTTTATCATGTATAATTTCCTCACTCTACAACATTTATGGACTGAAAATATGCCCATATCTACAACTTATCATATGTGTTTTCAGAATATGAACATGTTCTAACATCTGTTTTGTATACATACATAATATTGAGTTTGTCAGGAATGCAGTGTGATAGAGTGAGCAACACTGTTTATTTTATTGCAATCTTTTACCAACTCAAAGTACTTGTGCACATTCCTCTTTCTTCTGAGAATCCTAGTAAATACACAGTTCTGATAGCGTGCAATGTATCCATGCTCCTTGAAATAAGGATGAGCTAAGGCTTTTGCAGCACTGATTCTCTGACAAGGGTCAAACATCAACAAATTCTGCAAAAGATTCAGACCATCTGGGGAGCAATCAGGCATCATCCCTTCCAGGTCAGCAGCTGTGTAGTTTTTGAAAACAGACCAAGGTAATGGTGTCTGCTCTGGCCAACTTGTTTCAGGCGGTGTTCCTAAGATGCTGAATATCTTGTCCAGTTGATCAACTTCTGATGTTCCACAAAATATAGGACACAGGAGTAGTGTAGCATATGTTGAGTTGAGAAGAACCTCTGGAGCACAATACCATATGGTTACAACAACAGAAGTAGGTAGCATTTCAAAGTCGTAAGTCTTAGCCAGCCCAAAGTCTGCTAACTTCACTGTTCCTGAAGAAGAAATCAGGATGTTTTGAGGTTTCAGATCTTGATGAATTACACGCTTACTATGGAGAAAATCAACACCACTCAGAGTCTGGAACATAATGTCTCTCACCAAGCTGGCTCCCATACCAGACCGTGGACACTTTTCAATGTAATTAGACAAATCCTGCTCCAAATGTTCTAACACTAAAAACAGATACAGATCGGTTTCTGTTCTATGACCCGTGCAGACATCCAGTAGTTTCACTATATTCGGATGTTCATACTGAGCCAATtccttcaaaagaacaacttcccgAAGTGTAGACAAAGGTATACCATCAGCAGAAGGGTTCACACGGACTTTCTTTACAGCCACAATTTGCCCACTTCCTGA
This genomic stretch from Schistocerca cancellata isolate TAMUIC-IGC-003103 chromosome 2, iqSchCanc2.1, whole genome shotgun sequence harbors:
- the LOC126147374 gene encoding cyclin-dependent kinase 4-like, which translates into the protein RLWSDHPNFEMLAQIGNGAYGTVYRSRSGSGQIVAVKKVRVNPSADGIPLSTLREVVLLKELAQYEHPNIVKLLDVCTGHRTETDLYLFLVLEHLEQDLSNYIEKCPRSGMGASLVRDIMFQTLSGVDFLHSKRVIHQDLKPQNILISSSGTVKLADFGLAKTYDFEMLPTSVVVTIWYCAPEVLLNSTYATLLLCPIFCGTSEVDQLDKIFSILGTPPETSWPEQTPLPWSVFKNYTAADLEGMMPDCSPDGLNLLQNLLMFDPCQRISAAKALAHPYFKEHGYIARYQNCVFTRILRRKRNVHKYFELVKDCNKINSVAHSITLHS